In Streptomyces canus, one DNA window encodes the following:
- a CDS encoding DUF3046 domain-containing protein, whose product MRLTVFWQRMTEHFGPGYSDTFARDHVMAELGGRTVHEALDAGWDAKDVWRVVCTVMNVPGERH is encoded by the coding sequence ATGCGGTTGACGGTCTTCTGGCAGCGGATGACGGAACACTTCGGTCCGGGGTACTCCGACACCTTCGCGCGTGATCACGTGATGGCGGAGCTCGGCGGGCGCACGGTGCACGAGGCGCTGGACGCCGGCTGGGACGCCAAGGACGTGTGGCGCGTGGTCTGCACCGTCATGAACGTTCCGGGCGAGAGGCACTGA
- a CDS encoding ATP-dependent helicase, with product MVSPAHRALNGFSPATRGWFTGAFDAPTTAQAGAWQAIAEGSDVLVVAPTGSGKTLAAFLAALDQLASTPPPADPKKRCRVLYVSPLKALAVDVERNLRSPLTGIRQESVRLGLPEPEVKVGIRSGDTPAAERRALSTRPPDILITTPESLFLMLTSATRDALTGIETVILDEVHAVAGTKRGAHLALSLERLDELLPKPARRIGLSATVRPVDEIARYLSPQRKVEIVQPKSGKEFDLSVVVPVEDLGELGGSPVAEGNEAAERPSIWPHVEERITDLVQSHRSTIVFANSRRLAERLCNRLNEIAYERATGEPLDEHHAPAELMGGSGAAQGAPQVIARAHHGSVSKEQRALVEEDLKAGRLPAVVATSSLELGIDMGAVDLVIQVESPPSVASGLQRVGRAGHQVGAVSTGVVFPKYRGDLVQAAVVTERMRTGSIESLKVPANPLDVLAQQLVAMTAMDTWQLDDLLATVRRAAPFASLPESAFTAVLDMLAGRYPSDAFAELRPRVVWDRIAGTITGRPGAQRLAVTSGGTIPDRGLFGVFLAGSDPKKGGGRVGELDEEMVYESRVGDVFTLGTSSWRIEDITRDRVLVSPAPGVPGRLPFWKGDQLGRPLELGRAVGAFLREVGSLSKEDARLRLLAAGLDAWAADNVLSYLDEQREACGHVPDDRTIVVERFRDELGDWRVVVHSPFGAQVHAPWALALGAKLSERYGMDAQVMHADDGIVLRLPDADLMSLDLLDREPNRSGTEYDAEQAPVGAADVVFDKGEVDQVVTDQVGGSALFASRFRECAARALLLPRRNPGKRTPLWQQRQRASQLLQVASEFGSFPIVLEAVRECLQDVFDVPGLVELMGDLESRRVRLVEVTTPEPSPFARSLLFGYVAQFLYEGDSPLAERRAAALSLDSRLLAELLGQAELRELLDAEVLTELERELQWLAEDRRVKDAEGVADILRVLGPLTDAELAERGAEPQWAQDLAGARRAIKVRVAGADHWAAIEDAGRLRDALGTALPVGVPEAFTEPVKDPLGDLLARYARTHGPFTSATVAARFGLGTAVTEGALQRLAASGRVVQGEFHPAGIGQEWCDATVLRRLRRRSLAALRHELEPVPPPALAQFLPQWQHIGKGHSLRGVDGLVRAVEQLQGASVPASALEKLVLPSRVMNYTPAMLDELTAAGEIVWAGAGALPGKDGWVSLYLADAAPLLLPPPHPLELTALHQSVLDALTGGYGLFFRQIADQVRATTHPDATDPQLADVVWDLAWSGRLTNDTLTPMRSLLGSGRTAGSTAHRAKRTIPRGRYGSLTAAARPASRTGPPTVAGRWSLLPPREPDPTVRAHALARTLLDRHGVVTRGAVSAEGVEGGFSATYRILSAFEDSGQARRGYVVEGLGAAQFAMDGAVDRLRAVSNARDRGEPVPDSGTPDLWGSGSVPEAPHGPAQGDPEAEDWDWTRAFDDPDGPGPEAGPGFASDSPSPASRDEYISPRDYPPQPTPQHWQATPGYGSGFGSRRHHGSDASRAVVLAAADPANAYGAALPWPDPPTEAGHKPGRKAGSLVVLVDGELTLYMERGGKTLLAWPSAPDTAPTDDPRLHTAAESLAAAAKAGSLGTVTVERINGTSALTSPLGALLETAGFIATPRGLRLRA from the coding sequence ATGGTCAGCCCAGCACACCGAGCCCTGAACGGCTTCTCGCCCGCCACCCGCGGCTGGTTCACGGGTGCATTCGACGCGCCCACCACCGCCCAGGCCGGGGCGTGGCAGGCCATCGCAGAGGGCTCGGACGTACTCGTCGTCGCCCCCACCGGCTCCGGCAAGACCCTGGCCGCCTTCCTCGCCGCCCTGGACCAGCTGGCCTCCACACCCCCACCCGCAGACCCCAAGAAGCGCTGCCGAGTCCTGTACGTCTCCCCCCTCAAGGCGCTCGCCGTCGACGTGGAGCGCAACCTCCGCAGCCCCCTCACCGGCATCCGCCAGGAATCCGTCCGCCTCGGCCTCCCCGAGCCGGAGGTCAAGGTGGGCATCCGCTCCGGCGACACCCCCGCAGCGGAGCGACGAGCCCTCTCCACCCGCCCCCCGGACATCCTGATCACCACCCCGGAATCCCTGTTCCTGATGCTGACGTCGGCGACCCGCGACGCGCTCACCGGCATCGAGACAGTGATCCTCGACGAGGTCCACGCCGTGGCCGGCACCAAGCGCGGAGCACACCTGGCCCTCTCCCTGGAGCGCCTGGACGAACTCCTCCCGAAGCCGGCCCGCCGCATCGGCCTCTCCGCCACGGTCCGCCCGGTGGACGAGATCGCCCGCTACCTCTCCCCCCAGCGCAAGGTGGAGATCGTTCAGCCGAAGTCCGGCAAGGAGTTCGACCTCTCGGTCGTGGTCCCGGTGGAAGACCTCGGTGAACTCGGCGGCTCGCCGGTCGCCGAGGGCAACGAAGCCGCGGAACGCCCCTCCATCTGGCCCCACGTGGAGGAGCGCATCACCGACCTCGTCCAGTCCCACCGCTCCACGATCGTCTTCGCGAACTCCCGCCGCCTCGCGGAACGCCTCTGCAACCGCCTCAACGAGATCGCCTACGAGCGCGCCACCGGCGAGCCCCTGGACGAACACCACGCCCCGGCCGAACTCATGGGCGGTTCAGGCGCGGCCCAGGGCGCACCCCAGGTCATCGCCCGCGCCCATCACGGCTCGGTCTCCAAGGAACAGCGCGCCCTGGTCGAGGAGGACCTCAAAGCAGGCCGCCTCCCCGCCGTGGTGGCCACCTCCAGCCTCGAACTCGGCATCGACATGGGCGCGGTGGACCTCGTCATCCAGGTCGAGTCACCCCCGTCCGTGGCCTCCGGCCTGCAACGCGTCGGCCGCGCCGGCCACCAGGTCGGCGCGGTCTCCACCGGCGTGGTCTTCCCGAAGTACCGAGGCGACCTGGTCCAGGCAGCGGTCGTCACGGAACGCATGCGCACCGGCTCCATCGAGTCCCTCAAGGTCCCCGCCAACCCCCTGGACGTCCTCGCCCAGCAACTCGTCGCGATGACCGCGATGGACACCTGGCAGCTCGACGACCTCCTCGCCACCGTCCGAAGGGCGGCCCCGTTCGCCTCCCTCCCCGAGTCCGCCTTCACCGCGGTCCTCGACATGCTCGCCGGCCGCTACCCCTCCGACGCCTTCGCCGAACTGCGCCCGCGCGTGGTCTGGGACCGTATCGCCGGCACCATCACCGGCCGTCCCGGCGCCCAGCGCCTCGCCGTCACCTCCGGCGGCACCATTCCCGACCGCGGCCTCTTCGGCGTCTTCCTGGCCGGCTCCGACCCCAAGAAGGGCGGCGGACGGGTCGGCGAACTCGACGAGGAGATGGTCTACGAGTCGCGCGTCGGTGACGTCTTCACGCTCGGCACCAGCTCCTGGCGCATCGAGGACATCACCCGCGACCGCGTCCTGGTCTCCCCCGCCCCCGGTGTCCCCGGCAGGCTCCCGTTCTGGAAGGGCGACCAGCTGGGCCGCCCCCTGGAGCTGGGCCGCGCGGTGGGCGCGTTCCTCCGCGAGGTCGGCTCCCTGTCCAAGGAGGACGCCCGCCTGCGCCTCCTCGCCGCGGGCCTGGACGCGTGGGCGGCGGACAACGTCCTGTCCTACCTCGACGAGCAGCGCGAAGCCTGCGGCCACGTCCCGGACGACCGCACCATCGTCGTGGAGCGTTTCCGCGACGAACTCGGTGACTGGCGGGTCGTCGTCCACTCCCCCTTCGGCGCCCAGGTCCACGCCCCCTGGGCCCTCGCCCTCGGCGCGAAGCTCTCGGAGCGGTACGGCATGGACGCCCAGGTCATGCACGCCGACGACGGCATCGTGCTTCGGCTGCCCGACGCCGACCTGATGAGCCTCGACCTCCTCGACCGGGAGCCCAACAGGAGCGGCACGGAGTACGACGCCGAACAGGCTCCGGTGGGCGCCGCGGACGTCGTCTTCGACAAGGGCGAGGTCGACCAGGTCGTCACCGACCAGGTTGGCGGCTCGGCCCTGTTCGCCTCGCGCTTCCGTGAGTGCGCCGCCCGCGCGCTCCTGCTGCCGCGCCGCAACCCCGGCAAGCGCACCCCCTTGTGGCAGCAACGCCAGCGGGCCTCCCAACTGCTCCAGGTGGCAAGCGAGTTCGGTTCGTTCCCCATCGTCCTGGAGGCGGTCCGCGAATGCCTCCAGGACGTCTTCGACGTCCCCGGGCTCGTCGAGCTGATGGGCGACCTGGAGTCCCGCAGGGTCCGCCTGGTCGAGGTCACCACTCCCGAGCCCTCCCCCTTCGCGCGCTCCCTCCTCTTCGGCTACGTCGCCCAGTTCCTCTACGAAGGAGACTCGCCGCTCGCCGAGCGCCGCGCGGCGGCCCTGTCGCTGGACTCCCGGCTGCTGGCCGAGCTGCTCGGCCAGGCGGAGCTGCGCGAGCTGCTCGACGCCGAGGTGCTGACCGAGCTGGAGCGGGAGCTCCAGTGGCTCGCCGAGGACCGCCGGGTGAAGGACGCCGAGGGCGTCGCGGACATCCTCCGCGTCCTCGGCCCGCTCACGGACGCCGAACTGGCCGAGCGGGGCGCCGAGCCGCAGTGGGCGCAGGACCTCGCCGGGGCCCGCCGCGCGATCAAGGTCCGTGTCGCCGGCGCCGACCACTGGGCGGCGATCGAGGACGCGGGCCGCCTGCGCGACGCCCTCGGCACAGCGCTGCCGGTCGGCGTCCCGGAGGCCTTCACCGAGCCGGTCAAGGACCCCCTCGGTGATCTCCTCGCGCGTTACGCCCGCACCCACGGCCCCTTCACCTCGGCGACGGTCGCCGCCCGCTTCGGGCTGGGCACGGCGGTCACCGAGGGCGCGTTGCAGCGCCTGGCCGCGAGCGGACGGGTCGTACAGGGCGAGTTCCACCCGGCGGGCATCGGCCAGGAGTGGTGCGATGCCACGGTGCTCCGCCGCCTTCGCCGCCGTTCCCTGGCGGCCCTGCGCCACGAACTCGAACCGGTGCCGCCACCGGCCCTCGCCCAGTTCCTGCCGCAGTGGCAGCACATCGGCAAGGGCCACTCCCTGCGCGGCGTCGACGGACTGGTGCGTGCCGTCGAGCAGTTGCAGGGTGCGTCCGTGCCCGCCTCCGCCCTGGAGAAGCTCGTCCTGCCGTCACGCGTCATGAACTACACCCCGGCCATGCTCGACGAGCTCACGGCCGCCGGAGAGATCGTGTGGGCCGGAGCGGGCGCCCTGCCCGGAAAGGACGGCTGGGTCTCCCTGTACCTGGCGGACGCGGCCCCCCTCCTGTTGCCACCACCGCACCCCCTGGAGCTGACGGCCCTGCACCAGTCCGTCCTGGACGCCCTCACCGGCGGCTACGGCCTGTTCTTCCGCCAGATCGCCGACCAGGTGCGCGCCACCACCCACCCCGACGCCACCGACCCCCAACTGGCCGACGTCGTATGGGACCTGGCCTGGTCCGGGCGGCTCACCAACGACACCCTCACCCCCATGCGCTCCCTCCTCGGCTCCGGCCGCACTGCCGGCTCCACCGCCCACCGCGCCAAACGCACGATTCCCCGTGGCCGCTACGGCTCCCTCACGGCCGCGGCCCGCCCCGCCTCCCGCACCGGCCCGCCGACCGTCGCCGGCCGCTGGTCCCTGCTCCCGCCACGCGAGCCCGATCCGACCGTGCGCGCCCACGCCCTGGCCCGCACTCTCCTTGACCGGCATGGAGTGGTCACCCGGGGAGCCGTCTCGGCGGAGGGCGTGGAGGGCGGCTTCTCGGCGACGTATCGCATCCTCTCCGCCTTCGAGGACAGCGGTCAGGCCCGCCGCGGTTACGTCGTGGAGGGCCTCGGCGCCGCCCAGTTCGCCATGGACGGCGCGGTCGACCGTCTCCGCGCGGTGTCCAACGCCCGCGACCGCGGGGAGCCGGTGCCGGACAGCGGCACTCCCGATCTCTGGGGTTCCGGCTCGGTACCCGAGGCACCCCACGGCCCCGCACAAGGCGACCCCGAGGCCGAGGACTGGGACTGGACCCGCGCCTTCGACGACCCCGACGGCCCCGGTCCCGAGGCAGGCCCCGGCTTCGCTTCCGATTCCCCGTCACCCGCTTCCCGCGACGAGTACATCTCACCGCGCGACTACCCACCCCAGCCCACCCCCCAGCACTGGCAAGCCACCCCCGGATACGGTTCCGGCTTCGGCAGCCGCAGGCACCACGGCTCCGACGCCTCCCGAGCCGTGGTCCTCGCCGCCGCCGACCCCGCCAACGCCTACGGCGCCGCCCTGCCCTGGCCCGACCCCCCGACCGAGGCCGGCCACAAGCCGGGCCGCAAGGCGGGCTCCCTCGTGGTCCTCGTGGACGGCGAACTCACGCTCTATATGGAGCGCGGCGGCAAGACCCTCCTGGCCTGGCCCTCCGCCCCCGACACCGCCCCCACCGACGACCCCCGTCTGCACACAGCGGCGGAGTCCCTCGCCGCGGCCGCCAAGGCCGGTTCCCTCGGCACGGTCACGGTGGAACGCATCAACGGCACCTCGGCCCTGACCTCCCCCCTGGGCGCCCTCCTGGAAACAGCGGGCTTCATCGCCACCCCTCGCGGCCTACGTCTACGCGCGTGA
- a CDS encoding Fpg/Nei family DNA glycosylase gives MPEGDTVWQSARRLHSALADKVLTRSDLRVPKYATADLTGRRVLNVTPRGKHLLTRIEGGLTLHSHLRMDGSWKVYAENQRWTGGPTHQIRAILANADHTAVGYRLPVLELLRTTDEHKAVGHLGPDLLGPDWNPEAALANLLQDPARPLGEALLDQRNLAGIGNVYKSELCFLLGATPWLPVGALPTDRAAQLPALAKKLLEANRDRPVRSTTGRRGQDLFVYGRAPRPCLRCHTSIRVADQGDGSRERPTYWCPACQTGPAPSPHRRAPSGTHPRTSHRTTN, from the coding sequence ATGCCCGAAGGAGACACGGTCTGGCAGTCCGCGAGACGCCTGCACAGCGCCCTGGCGGACAAGGTGCTGACCCGTAGCGACCTGAGGGTGCCGAAATACGCCACCGCCGACCTCACGGGCCGCCGAGTCCTCAACGTCACCCCACGCGGCAAGCACCTCCTCACCCGCATCGAAGGCGGCCTGACCCTCCACTCCCACCTCCGCATGGACGGCTCCTGGAAGGTGTACGCAGAAAACCAGCGCTGGACCGGCGGCCCCACCCACCAGATCCGCGCGATCCTGGCCAACGCCGACCACACAGCCGTCGGCTACCGCCTCCCCGTTCTGGAACTCCTGCGCACCACGGACGAACACAAAGCCGTCGGCCACCTCGGCCCCGATCTCCTGGGCCCGGACTGGAACCCCGAGGCGGCCCTGGCGAACCTTCTCCAGGACCCCGCCCGCCCCCTCGGCGAGGCCCTCCTCGACCAGCGCAATCTCGCCGGCATCGGCAACGTCTACAAGAGCGAACTCTGCTTCCTGCTCGGCGCCACCCCCTGGCTCCCAGTCGGCGCCCTCCCCACGGACCGCGCCGCTCAACTCCCCGCGCTCGCCAAGAAGCTCCTGGAGGCCAATCGCGACCGCCCGGTCCGCAGCACGACCGGCCGCCGCGGCCAGGACCTGTTCGTCTACGGCCGCGCACCCCGTCCCTGCCTGCGCTGCCACACCTCCATCCGCGTCGCCGACCAGGGCGACGGCTCCCGCGAACGTCCCACGTACTGGTGCCCGGCCTGCCAGACCGGCCCCGCCCCGAGCCCCCACCGCAGGGCACCTAGCGGAACTCACCCCAGAACCTCACACCGTACGACCAATTGA